In a single window of the Osmia bicornis bicornis chromosome 7, iOsmBic2.1, whole genome shotgun sequence genome:
- the LOC114876939 gene encoding protein takeout — protein MTTRLIGLLLCSCSLLINVQAIGRYRGLEFLEPCSRRDQNVESCLARSVNVLTEHFRHGLPQLGYPEVEPIILDELHISVGGGPEGYRAQFKNITARGVSSLRITGLRTRISEDEVQLQLALSIPKIRAAAKYRSSGTLLLVKASGAGDYWGEYESVKAKVFIRARPFFYQGRDYLRLQQLKMDFSVQNIKMGVENIRDSNAIIIAALNLFINTNSQELLKEMKPDLRRKLVQVMSTFVEKIFAQVPYDAWLTD, from the exons ATGACCACTAGACTGATCGGTTTGTTATTGTGCTCGTGTTCTTTGTTAATTAATGTACAAGCGATCGGCAGGTACAGGGGTTTAGAGTTTTTGGAACCTTGCTCGAGGAGGGACCAAAATGTGGAGAGCTGTTTAGCGAGGTCGGTCAACGTCCTCACTGAACACTTCCGTCATG GTTTGCCTCAATTGGGCTACCCTGAAGTGGAGCCCATTATTTTGGACGAGCTCCACATATCCGTCGGGGGTGGACCGGAAGGATACAGAGCTCAATTCAAAAATATCACTGCCAGGGGAGTATCTTCCCTAAGAATAACTGGACTTAGGACCAGGATATCAGAGGACGAAGTTCAATTGCAATTGGCACTAAGTATACCGAAAATCAGAGCTGCTGCGAAATACAGATCCAGTGGGACTCTGCTTTTGGTAAAAGCTAGTGGGGCTGGAGATTATTGGGGCGAATATG AGAGTGTTAAGGCCAAGGTATTCATCAGGGCAAGACCATTCTTCTACCAAGGACGAGATTATTTAAGGTTGCAACAACTGAAAATGGACTTCAGCGTGCAGAATATCAAAATGGGCGTGGAAAATATACGCGACAGCAATGCTATAATTA tCGCCGCACTGAATCTGTTCATTAACACAAACAGCCAGGAGTTGTTGAAAGAGATGAAACCGGATCTCCGAAGGAAATTAGTCCAAGTAATGTCGACCTTTGTTGAGAAGATTTTTGCTCAAGTACCATACGACGCATGGCTCACCGAttaa
- the LOC114876950 gene encoding uncharacterized protein LOC114876950, with product MRSTFALFLLLICGSFGAEFEDHFKDCHPNVPGFDSCIREALNAIRPYFKTGLSKYNVLPFDPFFAKEVSVTRGMPSFGFTITLKNVTESGWTASKVTKFVSDLPNYKVVYTQSFPAKFLAGLYEFKGNMFGSSVSNKGKFTLALYDLVQTTTVTRRPGQKIKVSVDVQTIRDLKLHITNLLFGRQILEDILDRIINEAWQPGFVVTRRLINDLVSTGFTEIFGNAFRNFPFEKIIKPKPDAS from the exons ATGCGATCAACCTTTGCTCTTTTTCTGTTGCTTATTTGCGGCAGTTTCGGCGCGGAATTCG AGGATCATTTCAAGGATTGCCATCCAAACGTGCCAGGATTCGACTCCTGCATAAGAGAAGCATTAAATGCGATTCGACCGTACTTCAAAACAGGACTTTCAAAATATAATGTCCTGCCGTTTGATCCATTTTTCGCGAAGGAGGTGTCTGTGACAAGGGGAATGCCAAGTTTTGGCTTCACTATTACGCTGAAAAATGTCACCGAGAGCGGATGGACTGCTAGCAAAGTGACGAAATTCGTTAGTGACTTGCCAAATTACAAG GTTGTATATACTCAGAGTTTCCCAGCAAAATTTCTGGCAGGTTTGTACGAATTTAAAGGAAACATGTTTGGCTCCAGTGTGAGCAACAAAGGGAAATTCACTCTGGCTCTTT ACGATCTCGTCCAGACAACCACCGTCACCAGAAGACCCGGtcaaaaaataaaagtcaGCGTGGACGTGCAAACGATTCGTGATCTGAAGCTTCACATAACAAATTTATTGTTTGGTCGACAAATTCTCGAGGATATCCTCGACAGGATAATAAACGAAGCCTGGCAACCAGGATTCGTGGTGACTAGACGTCTGATCAATGATCTCGTTTCTACCGGGTTCACGGAGATCTTTGGAAACGCCTTTCGCAATTTCCCATTCGAGAAAATCATCAAACCAAAGCCCGATGCTAGTTAA
- the LOC114880939 gene encoding protein takeout-like: protein MFETSWFCLLLILSGVTTLSVDSNPEYVKQCSRSDPKLKACLIDALHHLRPYLSVGIPEIELPSVEPFRMDELTLSLTGGINGYKVQLRELYVKGASNYTVEDIKLGSPFEAVVRMPALILDAHYSSSGVLIILPASGNGTFHARFDDVKALVKGTVSTKLRDEQTYLNVENLDVELVVKHVQMRVRKIFNNNRILTEAINLFLRENGQEVLKVMEPQLKKKLSALFAGIVNQLLRHVPVEVFLLP from the exons ATGTTCGAAACAAGTTGGTTCTGTCTTCTATTGATCCTTAGTGGAGTGACTACTCTCTCTGTTGATTCGAATC CTGAATACGTGAAACAATGTTCGAGAAGCGACCCAAAGTTGAAAGCTTGCCTGATCGATGCCCTGCACCATCTGAGACCGTATTTAAGCGTCGGTATACCGGAAATTGAGCTGCCTTCCGTCGAACCGTTCCGC ATGGACGAGCTGACTCTCTCCCTGACAGGTGGTATAAACGGTTACAAGGTTCAACTGCGCGAATTATACGTAAAGGGAGCGAGTAACTACACTGTAGAGGACATTAAACTCGGATCACCCTTCGAAGCTGTCGTGCGAATGCCAGCCCTTATTTTGGACGCCCATTATTCCAG CTCGGGGGTGCTGATCATCCTCCCAGCCAGTGGAAACGGAACGTTTCATGCGAGATTCGATGACGTGAAGGCTTTAGTCAAAGGTACCGTTTCGACAAAATTGAGGGACGAGCAGACGTATCTGAATGTTGAGAATCTCGACGTTGAATTGGTTGTTAAACACGTGCAGATGAGGGTTCGcaagatttttaataataatcgaATTCTCA cCGAAGCGATCAATCTGTTCCTCCGCGAGAACGGGCAGGAAGTGTTAAAGGTGATGGAACCTCAGCTGAAAAAGAAGTTGTCTGCGCTTTTCGCTGGTATCGTCAATCAATTGTTACGTCACGTACCAGTTGAAGTATTTTTGTTACCTTAA
- the LOC114880938 gene encoding uncharacterized protein LOC114880938: MLFRAIRTISFAFAVVALVAADYQLPQGVKTCKRDSDDFASCLRLAIQEAWPTFIEGLPDFDIPPLDPYYVDSYSTEYKNGQLRGKLSGTDVRTYGLAKARFLSVQPEMTDDFFRLEIDLELPKLLLDGNYEAEGSLDTFKLGGQGFFNMSMEDVRCSWDITGHVVNDRWVIEHFRLLPKVGKMKVYFSDLFHGNEQLNRAALIFVNEYWPLIFRGMLPKMMDLWDEFLTEFTNRFFSRIPFSTVFP, from the exons CTCAGGGTGTGAAAACCTGCAAAAGGGATTCAGATGATTTCGCGTCCTGTCTGAGACTGGCTATTCAAGAAGCATGGCCCACGTTCATCGAAG GATTGCCAGATTTCGACATTCCACCGCTGGATCCCTATTACGTGGATTCCTATTCGACTGAGTACAAAAATGGCCAATTACGAGGAAAATTATCAGGTACCGATGTCAGGACGTACGGTCTTGCGAAAGCACGCTTCTTATCCGTGCAACCGGAAATGACCGACGACTTCTTCCGGCTGGAAATCGATCTCGAATTGCCGAAGCTCCTGCTCGATGGCAATTACGAAGCTGAAGGTTCATTGGATACCTTCAAACTCGGTGGCCAAG GATTCTTCAACATGAGCATGGAGGATGTGAGATGCTCGTGGGACATCACAGGACACGTTGTCAATGACCGATGGGTCATCGAACACTTCAGATTGCTCCCAAAAGTAGGAAAAATGAAAGTCTATTTCAGTGATCTGTTCCATGGAAACGAGCAACTAA ATCGAGCTGCTCTGATCTTCGTCAACGAATACTGGCCACTGATTTTCCGTGGAATGTTGCCCAAAATGATGGATCTCTGGGACGAATTCTTAACCGAGTTCACCAATCGTTTCTTCTCGAGAATACCATTCTCAACGGTATTCCCTTGA